Proteins encoded by one window of Nicotiana tabacum cultivar K326 chromosome 10, ASM71507v2, whole genome shotgun sequence:
- the LOC142165093 gene encoding uncharacterized protein LOC142165093 — translation MKRVLIDPGSSVNIILLRVLNEMQTEDKLVPKAHTLSGFDNSSVVTKGEVVLTTFAEGVVKDTKFQVVEMDMAYNMILGRPWIHEMDDVPSTLHQVIKFPSQWGIHQIRGDQQTSRSINSVADSSPKNEEK, via the coding sequence atgaaacgagttttgattgatccaggtagctccgtGAACATcattttgctaagagtattaaATGAGATGCAAACTGAAGATAAGCTGGTACCCAAGGCGCATACTTTATCTGGCTTTGATAATTCAAGCGTCGTAACAAAAGGGGAGGTAGTACTTACAACATTCGCAGAGGGAGTTGTCAAAGATACGAAATTTCAGGTGGTAGAAATGGATATGGCTTATAATATGATTCTCGGTagaccatggattcatgaaatgGATGATGTTccatctactctgcatcaagttattaaattccctTCACAATGGGGGATACATCAAATCCGTGGTGATCAACAGACATCTAGGAGCATCAACTCCGTAGCAGATTCAAgcccaaaaaatgaagaaaaatag